The Tachysurus vachellii isolate PV-2020 chromosome 19, HZAU_Pvac_v1, whole genome shotgun sequence genome segment TAATTCCATGACCATTAGACAGAAATgctagctaatgctaacttGTGCTAATCTTTTTAGGCTAGTTTATAACCTTGATATGAAACTATTTCAGTGCTTTGctataaacttttaaataaagtttatgtatatgtctgtgtacgTCTGTGCTTCAGTGAATACACAATCAGGttagataacaacaacaacaacacacacagtttagctTTGGTGTCACACTGACCTGTAGCTTAGCTTTAAGGCTTTATATTATATCTCAATGTGATTGAAAGAAAGCTAATCAGGAATCGAAGCTAATCCCAGACGTGTTAACTAGCAAAGCTTCTTGTGTAATTCTGTAATAGAACCCAGGAGTGTGATGGTGGTATTTGGGACCTCATACTACACACTGATCAGTGAAATCTATTGTAGTGGTTCAAAGATTAACATTTCTTCAGTTTTCTTTTGTGGTTAGCATAAACCGTGTGAGCAACACCGATCGTCTCACGCTGTTTGTTGCCTGAATTACCTCCTCATGCTCTACGCTCACACAGGACGCATCTGCctcgcctccacacacacacacctccgttACCTGGGAATCTGAAACAGGAATAAAGAGGCACAGTTACTGAGCACAGAAATGTGtttgcatcacacacacacacacacaataacacatacacacacaaacacatacacacacacatacacacaaacacacacacacacacacacacacacactaacacatacacacacaaacacttacacacacaaacacatacacacacataaacacacaaacacatacacacacacacacacacatatacacacacacatacaaacacacacacttacacacttacacacacacacacccactcacacacagacacacactctcaaacacaaacacacactcacacagacacccacacgcaaacacttacacacactcacacacacagacacacacacgcgcgcagacACACTGGAATATACACAGATGCTAATCTCACCTCTCTTCAGGGATGTAAACAGAACTGAATTAtatcttttttcctcttaatCTAAATGATTCACTAGTAAAACAGgttcttacacacactgtgggtgtgtgtgtgtgggtgtgtgtacaaCTCGTGACTTTTCAGGATTATCAGCCaacagaaagaaacatttccttTGTTACAGTGGAATTTAAAGCTGAATAAATCTGAGATACATTTGACTACGTACAATACTACGTGTAATACTGTGTGTATTTTCCAGGTCCAGATCTTTCTTGATGTTGTGTAgcatcacactgacacagaaCACTGACCTGCGACGCTCAACACTGACTTCAGGTAAGAACACACTTAGTACAGAAACATCAAGTAAGATGCTaattaaaacagaattttatCGTATTattagttgtatttttttttctcagtgttttACACCATTGTTATTAACACAGTGAGAAAAGATGAAATAATTCAACAACAAATTCAGCCTTTATTATCACAACACCACCTGGCTTAGCATGTGGCCTCGCTAGACCAtatggacaaacacacacacacacatacacacacacacacactcacacagagaaagattttgttcactctgtgtatgtgtgtattacagtgtcagtgtggtCGGCTTAATAGAGTATATTTAGCTGCAGCacgaattagtgtgtgtgtgtgtgtgtgtgtgtgtgtgtgtgtgtgtgtgtgtgtgtgggaagtcGATTAGTTTCCTGATCAGAGAGGAAATCCGTGAGCTGTTGGAGGTCACCGtgagacacacaacacagcagCAGCTCGGTGGGTGTGAAGGAGCTTTGGGTTTAATGTCAGAGTTCTGATCTGTGATTAGTCAGAATTCAGCTGGGGATTAATTCTGTATAACAGCAGATCTGTAGAGCAGCTGCACATCACACCTTTATGTTAATGGACACGATCTCCAGTTTCAGAGCTCTGTAGCAGTCAGACATGAAGCTGTGAGTGACGTAAAGCTCATCACCTCAGGAAACCACCATCATGTTTAACGGCTCAGACGGTTCGGTCCTGTCTACACAGCATTTACACAGCAGCAGGAACACCctgctgtatctgtgtgtgtgtgtgtgtgtgtgtgtgtgtgtgtgtgtgtgtgtgtgtgacagacgtGCAGATTACagtggaaaaatataaaaaaaaatatttggaaaaTGATGAGTGATCCAGAGCGAGAGGAAACATGAGCAGGGCTGCGAGTGTTAAATTTCCCTCAGAACCTTTAACAATGCTGAATTTACCCACAATCCTCTGCACAGGAAGCTCATTTATGTACGTCCTGTTTgaatacaaattattattttattatttatttgtcagaTTAGTTTTTCCCCTTTGTCTGTAACAAGGCACTGTGGGGGCAAAGAAAgtctccatgtgtgtgtgtatgtgtgtgtgtctgtgtgtgtacgtgtgtgtgtgtacgtgttcctctgtgtgtgtgtgtgtgtgtgtgtgtgtgtgtgtgcgtgttcctgtgtgtgccAGTCGGTCTCACTAAGGGTCCCGAATTGACAGGAAACAGTTCGGTGGGCCAAACTCTACTTCCTGTCCATGCAGAGACACACAATAGGGCAAGGAATCCCCCATGGTctggcacaacacacacacacaacacacacacaacacatacacacacacaacacacacaacacacacacacaatgtaactGTTTGTTCAGTCAGACTCTGCTAAGATTAATGTATTTTATCCCTCATGGACTTCACTATAAAATGGATCCGCAGCAGCTCCACCTCCACATCAGCGGAGATTAGATGGTGTTTTCAGGATGATGTTCGTTATTTATTCTCAATTAGTATAAAGACTATTCTGTCGTTCTGAAGATCTTTGTGAAGACACATAACTTATCTCTCTGTCCTCAGATTACATTCAAAACACtgagtaaataaatcaataaaacaacTTCAACTAAATACCCTCaactaatgttaatgttaaacctaatgttaatgttaaacataatgttaatgttaatgttaaacctaatgttaatgttaacgttaaacctaatgttaatgttaacgttaaacctaatgttaatattaatgttaaacataatgttaatgttaatgttaaacctaatgttaatgttaacgttaaacctaatgttaatattaatgttaaacataatgttaatgttaaacataatgttaatgttaatgttaaacctaatgttaatgttaatgttaaacctaatgttaatgttaaacctaatgttaatgttaatgttaaacctaatgttaatgttaaacctaatgttaatgttaatgttaatgttaatgttaatgttaatgttaatgttaaacctaatgttaatgttaaacctaatgttaatgttaaacctaatgttaatattaatgttaaacataatgttaatgttaaacctaatgttaatgttaatgttaaacctaatgttaatattaatgttaaacataatgttaatgttaaacataatgttaatgttaatgttaaacctaatgttaatgttaatgttaaacctaatgttaatgttaaacctaatgttaatgttaatgttaaacctaatgttaatgttaaacataatgttaatgttaatgttaaacctaatgttaatgttaatgttaaacctaatgttaatgttaaacctaatgttaatgttaatgttaaacctaatgttaatgttaaacctaatgttaatgttaatgttaaacctaatgttaatgttaatgttaatgttaaacctaatgttaatgttaaacctaatgttaatgttaaacctaatgttaatattaatgttaaacataatgttaatgttaaacataatgttaatgttaatgttaaacctaatgttaatgttaaacctaatgttaatgttaaacctaatgttaatgttaatgttaaacctaatgttaatgttaatgttaatgttaaacctaatgttaatgttaatgttaatgttaatgttaaacctaatgttaatgttaatgttaaacctaatgttaaacctaatgttaatgttaaacctaatgttaatgttaatgttaaacctaatgttaatgttaatgttaaacctaatgttaatgttaatgttaatgttaaacctaatgttaatgttaatgttaaacctaatgttaatgttaaacctaatgttaatgttaatgttaatgttaaacctaatgttaatgttaatgttaaacctaatgttaatgttaatgttaatgttaaacctaatgttaatgttaatgttaaacctaatgttaatgttaatgttaaacctaatgttaatgttaatgttaaacctaatgttaatgttaatgttaaacctaatgttaatgttaatgttaaacctaatgttaatgttaatgttaaacctaatgttaatgttaatgttaaacctaatgttaatgttaatgttaaacctaatgttaatgttaaacctaatgttaatgttaatgttaatgttaaacctaatgttaatgttaatgttaaacctaatgttaatgttaaacctaatgttaatgttaatgttaaacttaatgttaatgttaatgttaaacctaatgttaatgttaatgttaaacctaatgttaatgttaatgttaaacctaatgttaatgttaatgttaaacctaatgttaatgttaatgttaaacctaatgttaatgttaatgctatTCATCCTGAGTAGATCTCTACTGTGAGAATTTAATTCACACATaactaataaaactaaaatctaAAGCTAAAGTTAGATCTTAAAACCAGCACGAATCCTTTATTACGATGAATATCACTGAAAACCACTAAAATTAAAAGCTGAATCAaatttaattctaaaaaaaactaaaaccaaTAAATCTTTCtacaaaaatcaataaaagactgtcatgaaagtaaaaaaacaaaaacaacaacaacaactcacATTTAATCTAAAGGACATGAACACAGCGTTAAATCCAGACTTTACTTTGTTAGTTTGAATCTCTGAGTGTGTAGAAAAGGTATTTTACAAACAGAGCAACAATAAGGAATAAAGATGAGAAGAATAACTGGAACCTGCAGGTAGCTGCTGGAACAGGGGGATGACAGCAGGAGATCAAACCAAGAACATACAAATACATCGTGGTGACTGAAGTGAAACTGAACTGGATTTAAAGAGCAGCCAAACTGCAGTGGAAACTCCATGTGGAtcagaataaaataacattaaacggttcaatctggcaaccctgttgTAAGCACGAGATAACACcggcacaacacacacacaggaacagcaGCAGAggcagcaacacacacacacacacacacacacacacacacacacacacacacacacacatacacacatacacacacacacacacacacacacacatacacacacgcaacgGAACTTGAGAGTGTTACTCACCTGTTCTCCTGTTACCGAATATaaaccctgagagagagagagagagagagagagagagagagagagagagagagagggcgcaGGATCCAACCGTATCTCAAACCCCGCCCACCTCCCGCGCGCATTCACACcgatctgcagtgtgtgtgttagtgcgtTAGTGACACTGTGGTCCGATCCCCAGCTAAGAAGAACAgacgagagaaagaaagaggcgCGGCCTCTGCAGTGCGTGAACatgtaacacatacacacacacacacacacacgcacacgcacgcacacacgcacacacacacacatacacacacacacacacacacacacacacacacacacacacacacacatacatacatacatacacacacatacacacacacacacatacacacacacacacacacacacacacacacacacacacacacacacgcacacacacacatacacacacacacacacacacatacacacacatacacatacacacacacacgcacgcacacacacatacacacacacacacacacacatacatacatacacacacacatacacacacacacacatacacacacacacatacacacacacacacacatacacacacacacacacatacacacatacatacatacatacatacatacatacacacacatacacacacatacacacacacacatacacacacacacatacacacacacacatacacacacacacacacatacacacacacatacatacacacacatacacacacacacacacacacacacacacacacacatacatacatacacacacacacacacacacacatacatagacacacctCTACCTCATGAAGGTGGAGTGCATTATGTACCTGTCACTTACAGTGAGGGGGTGTGGTTTATGTATCCTGTtgtctattaatctttatattgaTCGTTAtatttaccttctgttctatgtttgttctgtaaagctgctttgagacaacgtcaattgtaaaaagcgctatacaaataaacttgaattgaattgtccCAGTAAAGGGGGCGTGTCTATGCGCCTGTCAATATTGGGAAAGGGCGTGGCTCATGTGTCTGTCAGGGGGGAGGGCGTGGTTGCTTTCAATTCGATGAAGtatgatataaaatattacagtgGAGTAATATTACAGAACACTGACACCTAACATCAAAAAAACAATTCATGTGGCACGTCCCTGTAAATGtgctgttgccatagaaacgatAAAGTGTCAGAGCGAGCGCATTAATAAAAGCCTGTAGttacagaaaactaatcaacacctcctgaccaatcagagtccagaactcagcagcactgtggtgtaaatATCAGAGCCTGCTGAGTGAGTGCTGCCTCCGTGTGGTCAGAAAGAGAACTGACTCAAGTTCAAAACTGTTTTTCACTCCAcacattttaattcagtttctattcgattattttcatcatcatcatcatcatcatcatcaccatcaacagcagcagcatcatcagTCTTCAGTTCAGCATACATTCAGGAAATGTAgagtaaacattcattcattcattcattcatcttctaccgcttatccgaactacctcaggtcacggggagcctgtgcatctcaggcgtcattgggcatcaaggcaggatacaccctggacggagtgccaacccatcacagggcacacacacacacacactcattcactcacgcaatcacacactagggacaattttccagagatgccaatcaacctaccatgcatgtctttggaccgggggaggaaaccggagtacccggaggaaacccccaaggcacggggagaacatgcaaactccacacacacaaggtggaggcaggaatcaaaccccgaccctggaggtgtgaggcgaacgtgctaaccactaagccaccgtgtcccccttgTAGAGTaaacataattattataaatacataaataaataatttttataggttcaggttggtggagagctcctgcctcaagtggaggagtttaagtatcttggggtcttgttcacgagtgagggaaggatagagcgggagatcgacagccggatcggtgcatcttctgcagtgatgcggtcgatgtaccggtctattgtggtgaagaaagagcttagccgcaaggcgaagctctctatttaccagtcgatctacgttcctaccctcacctatggtcatgagctttgggtcatgaccgaaaggacaagatcctggatacaggcggccgaaatgagtttcctccgcagggtggctgggtgctcccttagagacagggtgaggacctcggtcacccgggaggagctcagagtagagccgctgctcctccacatcgagaggagtcagctaaggtggctcgggcatctgttccggatgcctcctggacgcctccctggggaggtgttccgggcatgtccaaccgggaggaggccccggggaagacctaggacacgctggagggactatgtctctcggctggcctgggaacgcctcggtattcccccggaagagctggaggaagtgtctggggagagggaagtctgggcgtccttgcttagactgctgcccccgcgacccggccacagataagcggtagaaaatggatggatggatggatggatggatggataattagTATATTATTCTGGTTATTGCAGCAATATTCATCCTTATGTCTGGAGACCAAAAAGCTGCTTCTGATTCTCACATGTAGGGAACAGGTGAGTctggacaaaacacacacatacacacacacacacacacacacagagagagagagagagagagagagagagagagagagagagagaactgtaaTCTGTAAACCGAGTGTTTCtctcacattttctttctttctttctttctttctttctttctttctttctttctttctttctttctttctttctttctttctttctttctgtctttctctctgtgtgtgtgagtgtgtgtaagagagaaaaacatttatcaCACTTTTGCTTAACCATTAAACCCTCTGCCCCGCCCTCTGTACTCTTCATGTCCAGCCGTGGTTATAACAGCGATACACACCGCTCAGTCACAGTACAGCTGCCACCCTCTGGATGTGTGAACAACAGAGGGAGTAAAAAGTTTGTGATAGAGGGATAAAAGAACAACAGATGAAGAGATGAAgctgtggattgtgtgtgtgttgtgttttgctCCAGCTCTAGTGGGCAGTACGTGTGTAACAGGTAAGATACAGTCAGCTCTCAAACCCTGTTAAACCCTGTGTGTCTCATTGTCTCAGAATGTCTTGTAAATCCTCTCagtgtgtctctttgtctcaTAGTGTCTTCATCGTCACTCACAGTGTAAATATCTCTGTGTGTCATTATCTCGTAGTCTCTTCtactgtctctaaatgtctctCTTGGTGGATTCCTGTATTTTCTGAACTCTCTCTACTGCATGTCCCAAAGTGTCTATCAGTGTATCAGGATTTTCATTTCTCcctttgagttttttttaaatcacatctcTAAATGTCTCAGTGCATCTTGGAGTTTCTCTCAGTGTCCCTCAGCATCTCTCAGTGGCTGATTATCGTTATTCTCTCTGAGTCATTAAACGCAGAGATTTTCCTGTCTGTTAACTTTTTACAGGCTTTCGGACGTCCTCTGTATCTCGTTCTCACTCATGTTTATTACCAGCTTGTCTCTAAACGTCTCTCGGTATCTCTCTGCATTTCTCGAGACATCTCGTTGATGTTCGTTGTCTCTTCAGTGTCTCTTAGAAACTCTGTAGCTGTTACACATTTACATCTCCAGCCTGTGATCTTTGTGCCAGGAGAAAGCCTGAGCTCTTCACTCAGAGACTTTGACCTTAAAAGCGGTGTATTAAGAACAGTGTTTGGGATTTGAGGAAGAGAACTGAAGAGAACTGATACtgataaatcatcatcatcatcatcatcatcatcatcatcattgtaaAATTCTAAGTAAAAGACAGACTTCCATGTTCCCCGCTGAACAGAGGAGAGATGAAGCTCTTAACGCTGACAGAAACTGGGTTTAAGTTGAATTCCagtcatttgtgtttattacaccAGCTTTATTTTTACGACTTCTCGGCTTATGGTTAACTGAATTCTTTTTCAGAATAGCTTCAAAATCCTCAAGCAGAAGCAGATAAAGATCTTGACCTTCTCTCTGAaggctgtgtgtttttctgggATTGTGACAATGCAGAAAGTGATCATATTTACCTGAAAGTGTAATAAAGCAGGACATGGACTCAGGATCTCAGGGCGAGCGGCAGCTTAAACCTCCAGGATGTTTAGACTCATCAGAAATCCTTCATCTGTCTCCTCTCTGTGTGTAGATTCGAGGAACGATGGCTATCTGGTCAGGATCAGCATTATAACAGCTCTGGGACACGAGGCTGTAAGTTTCTGTTTAGCTCTGTGTTTAGGAATGTGTAAAATTCTGTAATGAAGGATTAAAAGAATAATGTCTGTGGTGACAGTACGACTGGAACGAGAGTGAGATGTTCTTCTTTAGAGCATCAGTGGCCTTCGCCATGAGGAGTTACAGCAACAACCAGACCTACGAGTgagtggaacacacacacacacacatacacacacacacacacactctgatataaaactgtgtgtCACTTGGAGCTAAACTAtgagtatttgtgtatttgtgtgtctttgtccaGCGTCTCAAACATCTTAGTGTGTAATGAAACACAACGAGTGTCGTTTTGGTTCGTGGTGACGTCACCGAGTGACAGCTCTCAGCTCATTCCCAAACACACAGTGGAGAACGCCATcaagtaaatacacacacacacaaacatacacacacatgcacatacacacacacacacacacaaacatacacacacgcacatacacacacacacgcacacacaaacatacacacacacagaaacatacacacacacgcatatacacacacacgcacacacaaacatacacatacacacacgcacatacacacacgcgcacacacatacacatgcacgcacatacataaatacacacacacacaaacacgcacacacagacacacacacgcacatacacacacacacaaaaacacacacagacacacaaacataaatacacacacacacagtgcggaAGAAACACTGGGGGTGTTTTGTTATAATCCTATTTTCTTGCATTAGTTTTATTATTGACTCTTTTTTAATTCTCAGGAAATCGAGGAATCGGATCAATAACGCTTTCCTGCTGACGGATCAGACGCTGGAGTTTGTGGGAATAAACCCGACTCTGGCGTCTCCAGTGCAGTACGAGACGCAGCCGTGGCTCATCGCCTTCGGGGTGGTGATGGGACTCGTGTGTGCTGGAATCATTGCCATGCTCCTGACCTCCCTCATCCAGAGGAaacggtctgtgtgtgtgtgtgtgtgtgtgtgtgtgtgtgtgtgtgtgtgtgtgaaaaatattCAAGAAATATCCAGTCATGGTGTTGAGGTGGAAAATTGCAGAGctcgttgctatagtaactaaAACCTCTCTCCACTCTCTTGTCCTCCACACAGTGCGAAGAGCAAACACtcggaggaagaagaggaagtcGGAGGATCGATGACAGGAAATGGAATAATGTGTGAGGTTCTGAAGGAGAAAGACGGCTTTATTGAGCGaggagctgctgctgatgatcgCTTCACTAAACTCTAACCAATGAGACACTTTTACACGTCTGTCAGTGTCGTCACACATCAGCTCCAATTAATGATGCTGACAGCAGTCAGGCTTAACTAGACTTTATTTCACACTCAGCTCCAGAATTACTGGCACCCTCAGCAAAAATGGGTAGAAAGGAAACATTGAAAAAGAAACTTCGAGCATCAGTCGACTCTGACACGGTTTCCTGTGAaaccttcacacacagacacacttcacacttcagACACAGTGTACATCACTTCCTGTACACTGAACCCCTTCATATCAAACTCAGCATTACAGAGCCAAAGATACGTTTAGTTCCCAAATCTAGTTTTCATCAGGTATTTATTACTGTGTCCcagatgtgtttattaatttactaCTGAACTGATTTTTGACAGGTGCCAATAGTTTTGGAGTCGACTGAACGTGTGA includes the following:
- the cltrn gene encoding collectrin; the protein is MKLWIVCVLCFAPALVGSTCVTDSRNDGYLVRISIITALGHEAYDWNESEMFFFRASVAFAMRSYSNNQTYDVSNILVCNETQRVSFWFVVTSPSDSSQLIPKHTVENAIKKSRNRINNAFLLTDQTLEFVGINPTLASPVQYETQPWLIAFGVVMGLVCAGIIAMLLTSLIQRKRAKSKHSEEEEEVGGSMTGNGIMCEVLKEKDGFIERGAAADDRFTKL